A stretch of Amycolatopsis balhimycina FH 1894 DNA encodes these proteins:
- a CDS encoding ABC transporter permease — MPVRSLLLAVMRVKELSILLVTIAAGIYFTVAGGAFNSVDNYQTITQYVAPWAIIAAGQVMLLICGEIDLSAGFVFTLAPFMLMQFFVNGWPLWLALLGAIAVSTLVGVVNGLIRTVLTIPSFITTLGMAFLLQGVVLIISNARPVGAPKDSWVVDVFGGTRWTEFLWAAAVVVVMQVVLSATRFGIHTQATGGNPVGAAESGIPVNRVKVVNFAITSTLAGLAGILQGTRVGSYDPTNGGFTTMFFAVASAVIGGTALLGGSGTVVGAFLGALLLGIVFDGFNLTGVSANAFNVVLGAAILVAMVLNVTLIVVRKRVGSRELT, encoded by the coding sequence ATGCCGGTGAGATCGTTGCTGCTCGCCGTGATGCGGGTCAAGGAACTGAGCATCCTGCTGGTCACCATCGCCGCCGGGATCTACTTCACGGTGGCCGGTGGCGCGTTCAACTCCGTGGACAACTACCAGACGATCACCCAGTACGTCGCCCCGTGGGCGATCATCGCCGCGGGCCAGGTGATGCTGCTGATCTGCGGGGAGATCGACCTCTCCGCCGGTTTCGTGTTCACCCTCGCCCCGTTCATGCTGATGCAGTTCTTCGTCAACGGCTGGCCGCTGTGGCTCGCGCTGCTCGGCGCGATCGCGGTGAGCACCCTGGTGGGGGTGGTGAACGGGCTGATCCGGACGGTGCTGACGATCCCGTCGTTCATCACCACGCTGGGGATGGCGTTCCTGTTGCAGGGCGTGGTCCTGATCATCTCGAACGCCCGCCCGGTCGGTGCGCCGAAGGACAGCTGGGTGGTCGACGTGTTCGGCGGGACGCGCTGGACCGAGTTCCTGTGGGCCGCCGCCGTGGTCGTCGTCATGCAGGTGGTGCTCTCGGCGACCAGGTTCGGCATCCACACGCAGGCCACCGGCGGAAACCCGGTCGGCGCCGCGGAGTCCGGCATCCCGGTCAACCGGGTGAAGGTGGTCAACTTCGCGATCACCAGCACCCTGGCCGGGCTCGCCGGCATCCTGCAGGGCACCCGGGTCGGCTCGTACGACCCGACCAACGGCGGGTTCACCACGATGTTCTTCGCGGTGGCGTCGGCCGTGATCGGCGGCACGGCGTTGCTCGGCGGGTCCGGCACGGTGGTCGGCGCGTTCCTCGGAGCGTTGCTGCTCGGCATCGTGTTCGACGGGTTCAACCTGACCGGGGTCAGCGCGAACGCGTTCAACGTGGTGCTCGGCGCCGCCATCCTGGTCGCGATGGTGCTGAACGTGACGCTGATCGTGGTACGCAAACGCGTCGGATCCCGGGAGCTGACATGA
- a CDS encoding sugar ABC transporter substrate-binding protein, producing the protein MRAETGIARRTALRYLGAGGGAVAAGTLLSACTSVQNAQNGQNGAGSGPFPGTPGWRFVFVNHVTTNSFFVPTRSGLADAAALLGVPEPQWTGSENGNVAQMASAMETAINGKVDGIAVALTDNNAFVDLTKRALGQGIPVVAYNASAAGNYPLTYVGQDLYLSGFRMGQRIAQKITSGDILVGISQPGGNNVQPRLDGITDALKQAAPGVRVQSVNTGAEQAGELNAMTAAYTGNAGAKGIYAVDAGSTAACAKLIADRGLSGKIGAGGFDLLDDTVAGVKAGALDFTIDQSPYLQGFLSVLYLYLFRLSGTLVAPPATDTGLTFVTKENVEPYATAHSRFEGGDNKSVIGMPGAIPLPPASVLSR; encoded by the coding sequence ATGAGAGCTGAAACCGGCATTGCCAGGAGAACAGCGTTGCGGTACCTGGGCGCGGGTGGTGGCGCGGTGGCTGCCGGCACCTTGCTGTCCGCGTGCACCAGCGTCCAGAATGCCCAGAACGGCCAGAACGGGGCCGGCTCCGGCCCGTTCCCGGGCACGCCGGGGTGGCGGTTCGTCTTCGTCAACCACGTCACCACGAACTCGTTCTTCGTGCCGACCCGGTCCGGGCTCGCCGACGCCGCGGCGCTGCTCGGGGTGCCGGAGCCACAGTGGACCGGTTCCGAAAACGGCAACGTCGCGCAGATGGCGAGTGCGATGGAGACCGCGATCAACGGCAAGGTCGACGGGATCGCCGTTGCCTTGACCGACAACAACGCGTTCGTCGACCTCACGAAGCGGGCGCTGGGCCAGGGCATTCCGGTGGTCGCCTACAACGCGAGCGCCGCCGGCAACTACCCGCTCACCTACGTCGGCCAGGATCTGTACCTGTCCGGGTTCCGGATGGGACAGCGCATCGCGCAGAAGATCACCTCCGGCGACATCCTGGTGGGCATCTCCCAGCCGGGCGGCAACAACGTGCAGCCGCGGCTGGACGGCATCACCGACGCGCTGAAGCAGGCCGCGCCCGGCGTGCGCGTCCAGTCGGTGAACACCGGCGCCGAACAGGCCGGCGAGCTGAACGCGATGACCGCCGCCTACACCGGGAACGCCGGGGCGAAAGGGATCTACGCGGTCGACGCCGGCAGCACCGCCGCCTGCGCGAAGCTGATCGCCGATCGCGGCCTGTCCGGCAAGATCGGCGCCGGCGGGTTCGACCTGCTCGACGACACGGTCGCCGGGGTGAAGGCCGGCGCGCTCGACTTCACCATCGACCAGTCGCCGTACCTGCAGGGTTTCCTGTCGGTGCTCTACCTGTACCTGTTCCGGCTGTCCGGCACGCTGGTCGCGCCGCCGGCCACCGACACCGGCCTCACCTTCGTCACCAAGGAGAACGTCGAGCCGTACGCGACGGCCCACAGCAGGTTCGAAGGCGGCGACAACAAGAGCGTGATCGGGATGCCCGGTGCGATCCCGTTGCCGCCGGCGTCGGTGCTGAGCCGGTAG